The Halobacterium sp. CBA1132 genome has a segment encoding these proteins:
- a CDS encoding DUF2249 domain-containing protein, whose translation MAAKTLDLREVPPPERHPKIHDAFAELDSGEALELVNDHEPKPLFYELQAEVESFDADAYEVEQRGPSEFVATLPKV comes from the coding sequence ATGGCAGCGAAAACACTCGACCTGCGGGAGGTACCGCCGCCCGAACGCCACCCCAAGATACACGACGCCTTCGCGGAGTTAGACAGCGGCGAAGCGCTCGAACTCGTCAACGACCACGAGCCAAAGCCGCTGTTCTACGAGCTGCAGGCGGAAGTCGAATCCTTCGACGCGGACGCCTACGAGGTCGAACAGCGAGGTCCCAGCGAGTTCGTCGCGACACTCCCCAAGGTGTGA
- a CDS encoding response regulator gives MTEHRDGEPVDILLVEDNPGDVRLTREAFAEAQITNDLHDVNDGEAALDFLHQRGDYEDAPRPDLLLLDLNLPKVDGLDVLEEVKTDDDLRTIPVVVLTSSEAEEDVVRSYEQHTNAYLTKPIDPNEFVDVIQSFERFWLTLVELPPNTD, from the coding sequence ATGACTGAGCACCGCGACGGCGAACCCGTCGACATCCTGTTGGTCGAAGACAACCCCGGCGACGTGCGCCTCACGCGAGAGGCGTTCGCGGAAGCGCAAATCACCAACGACCTCCACGACGTCAACGACGGGGAAGCCGCACTCGACTTCCTCCACCAGCGCGGCGACTACGAGGACGCCCCGCGGCCCGACCTGCTGTTGCTGGACCTGAACCTCCCGAAAGTGGACGGTCTCGACGTCCTCGAAGAAGTGAAGACCGACGACGACCTGCGGACGATTCCGGTCGTCGTCCTCACGAGCTCCGAGGCCGAGGAGGACGTCGTGCGGAGCTACGAACAGCACACGAACGCGTACCTCACGAAGCCCATCGACCCCAACGAGTTCGTCGACGTGATTCAGTCCTTCGAGCGGTTCTGGTTGACGCTCGTCGAACTCCCGCCGAACACCGACTGA
- a CDS encoding DUF5784 family protein, with product MAKPLRFRRSTESWSADRVHDLLYRDLDDNLGARSSTPWFKPPEGYEARRFDVDNGDTALFCWNRDGGWWLGNTETPEALWRTDKQSFAEAPADVSEWAQRELLAELHDEDPWLADYPTLSWFFLPVFCSKDGRETTREFFSEHAAGFPDADAADALAFYESFLDTGILDDERHVMAGKLGTSEFLDLARASAAMSEFHAAWLLHEAGYEVTPEIEVTTGHSLDFRADREGEHGVLVEVTRPVPTNDRAANTPIRAVKETAETKTSGQLEAHGGGAVLFVDCSSFPDDEWRRVRGEQPDVGHRPAVVFRVRPDGSVDGYTKGSVPLSLPQF from the coding sequence GTGGCGAAACCGCTGCGGTTCCGGCGCTCGACCGAATCGTGGAGTGCCGACCGCGTCCACGACCTCCTCTACAGAGACCTCGACGACAACCTCGGCGCGCGCAGTTCGACGCCGTGGTTCAAACCCCCCGAGGGCTACGAGGCCCGGCGGTTCGACGTGGACAACGGCGACACCGCGCTGTTCTGCTGGAACCGCGACGGCGGGTGGTGGCTCGGCAACACGGAGACGCCGGAAGCGCTCTGGCGGACGGACAAGCAGTCGTTCGCCGAGGCGCCCGCGGATGTCTCCGAGTGGGCCCAGCGGGAACTCCTCGCGGAACTCCACGACGAGGACCCGTGGCTCGCCGACTACCCCACGCTGTCGTGGTTCTTCCTCCCCGTGTTCTGCTCGAAGGACGGCCGCGAGACGACGCGGGAGTTCTTCAGCGAGCACGCCGCCGGCTTCCCCGACGCGGACGCCGCGGACGCGCTCGCGTTCTACGAGTCCTTCCTCGACACCGGCATCCTCGACGACGAACGGCACGTCATGGCGGGGAAACTCGGCACCTCCGAGTTCCTCGACTTGGCGCGCGCCAGCGCCGCGATGAGCGAGTTCCACGCCGCGTGGCTGCTCCACGAGGCCGGCTACGAGGTCACCCCCGAAATCGAGGTGACGACCGGGCACTCGCTGGACTTCCGCGCGGACCGCGAGGGCGAACACGGCGTCCTCGTCGAAGTGACCCGTCCCGTACCGACGAACGACCGCGCCGCGAACACGCCGATTCGAGCGGTCAAGGAGACCGCGGAGACGAAGACCAGCGGCCAACTGGAAGCCCACGGCGGCGGCGCGGTCCTGTTCGTGGACTGCTCGTCGTTCCCGGACGACGAGTGGCGCCGCGTCCGCGGCGAACAGCCGGACGTCGGCCACCGGCCCGCGGTCGTGTTCCGCGTGCGGCCCGACGGCTCAGTGGACGGCTACACGAAGGGGTCGGTGCCGCTGTCGCTCCCGCAGTTCTAG
- a CDS encoding bacterio-opsin activator domain-containing protein, protein MSDDARPRILLVEDNPGDARYIREMLDDAVSLEARSFDDDALVGDGVGAQADRLVHETRLDDALDHLDDASADVVLLDLGLPDSKGLESLTTLLDHHAEVPVVVLTGLTDREVGMEALRRGAEEFLVKDEINPELLVRSVHHAIERRAHRREKKRYEALIEESTDVNAIVDPGGTIQYVTPSVEHVLGYDTDELVGENAFDYIHPDDRAAVGEEFDRLAGDPDYRATVDFRIRCSDDSWVFLDGRGRNLLDEPAIDGFVVYTRDVTEQREYERQLEAQRERLAALNQLNGVIRDVASAVVEQSTREEIERITCERLAASPSYEFAWVAEPGSETQSVSVRASAGTDGYLDDVSLSVDPDDPTGEGPTGRALRTGKIQTVVDVYDDIDYEPWRDVADKYGFRSSAAIPIRHEDTTYGVLNVYADRSDAFREQERTVVEHLGRLVGHAIAAAERKRALLSDAVVELEFRIPDTAEAFGADRAPSAPVTFERTIPVGDGEFIVYGTTAADTMDDLSALAGEVPWWGAASVVSEHGDNVRFELPLSDPPLTTTVASMDGSVEEVVVDDDVRVRVQLPQNVDVRAVVDEVQDAYESAEAVARRQVTGDDERGDRVADVWANELTDRQRTVVETAYFAGFFEWPRATSGEDVAASLDIAGPTFSQHLRAAENKIFARIVGDEASD, encoded by the coding sequence ATGAGCGACGACGCACGCCCCCGAATCCTGCTGGTCGAGGACAACCCCGGTGACGCCCGCTACATCCGCGAAATGCTGGACGACGCCGTCTCGCTGGAGGCGCGCTCGTTCGACGACGACGCGCTCGTCGGTGACGGTGTCGGGGCGCAAGCCGACCGGCTCGTCCACGAGACCCGCCTCGACGACGCCCTCGACCACCTCGACGACGCCAGCGCCGACGTCGTCCTCCTCGACCTCGGACTCCCCGACAGTAAGGGACTGGAGTCGCTCACGACGCTGCTCGACCACCACGCCGAGGTGCCGGTCGTCGTCCTCACCGGACTGACCGACCGCGAAGTCGGGATGGAGGCGCTGCGCCGCGGCGCCGAGGAGTTCCTCGTGAAAGACGAGATTAACCCCGAGCTGCTCGTGCGCTCGGTCCACCACGCCATCGAGCGGCGGGCGCACCGCCGCGAGAAGAAGCGCTACGAGGCGCTCATCGAGGAGTCCACGGACGTCAACGCCATCGTCGACCCGGGCGGAACGATTCAGTACGTCACGCCGTCCGTGGAGCACGTGCTCGGCTACGACACCGACGAACTGGTCGGTGAGAACGCCTTCGACTACATCCATCCCGACGACCGTGCCGCGGTCGGCGAGGAGTTCGACCGACTCGCCGGCGACCCCGACTACCGCGCGACCGTCGACTTCCGAATTCGCTGCTCGGACGACTCGTGGGTGTTCTTGGACGGGCGCGGGCGCAACCTCCTCGACGAACCGGCGATAGACGGGTTCGTCGTCTACACCCGCGACGTCACCGAACAGCGCGAGTACGAACGCCAACTGGAAGCCCAGCGCGAGCGCCTCGCCGCGCTGAACCAGTTGAACGGCGTCATCCGCGACGTCGCGAGCGCGGTCGTCGAGCAGTCCACGCGTGAGGAGATCGAACGTATCACCTGCGAGCGCCTCGCGGCGTCGCCGTCCTACGAGTTCGCGTGGGTCGCCGAACCGGGTTCTGAGACGCAGTCTGTGAGCGTGCGCGCGAGCGCCGGCACCGACGGCTACCTCGACGACGTGTCGCTGTCCGTGGATCCCGACGACCCGACCGGCGAAGGCCCGACGGGGCGCGCGCTCCGCACCGGCAAGATACAGACCGTCGTCGACGTCTACGACGACATCGACTACGAGCCGTGGCGCGATGTCGCCGACAAGTACGGCTTCCGGTCGTCGGCCGCCATCCCGATTCGTCACGAGGACACCACGTACGGCGTGTTGAACGTGTACGCCGACCGCTCGGACGCGTTCCGCGAACAGGAGCGGACCGTCGTCGAGCACCTCGGTCGCCTCGTCGGGCACGCCATCGCGGCCGCCGAGCGCAAGCGCGCGCTGTTGAGCGACGCGGTCGTGGAACTGGAGTTCCGGATTCCGGACACCGCCGAGGCGTTCGGCGCCGACCGCGCCCCGTCGGCGCCCGTGACCTTCGAGCGGACGATTCCGGTCGGCGACGGCGAGTTCATCGTCTACGGCACCACGGCCGCGGACACGATGGACGACCTGTCGGCGCTCGCCGGCGAGGTACCGTGGTGGGGAGCGGCGAGCGTTGTCAGCGAGCACGGCGACAACGTGCGCTTCGAACTCCCGCTCTCGGACCCGCCGCTGACGACCACGGTGGCGTCGATGGACGGCTCCGTCGAGGAGGTTGTTGTCGATGACGACGTCCGGGTTCGGGTCCAACTTCCTCAGAACGTCGACGTGCGGGCGGTCGTCGACGAGGTCCAGGACGCCTACGAGTCCGCGGAGGCGGTGGCCCGCCGGCAGGTCACGGGCGACGACGAGCGCGGGGACCGCGTTGCCGACGTGTGGGCGAACGAACTCACCGACCGCCAGCGCACCGTCGTCGAGACGGCGTACTTCGCGGGGTTCTTCGAGTGGCCGCGAGCGACCAGCGGCGAGGACGTCGCGGCGTCGCTGGACATCGCCGGGCCGACGTTCTCACAGCACCTGCGCGCGGCCGAGAACAAGATTTTCGCGCGCATCGTCGGGGACGAGGCGTCGGACTAG